One Ranitomeya variabilis isolate aRanVar5 chromosome 5, aRanVar5.hap1, whole genome shotgun sequence DNA window includes the following coding sequences:
- the LOC143773921 gene encoding histone H2B 1.1-like, with product MADPKSAPAPKKGSKKAVTKTQKKDGKKRRKSRKESYAIYVYKVLKQVHPDTGISSKAMGIMNSFVNDIFERIAGEASRLAHYNKRSTITSREIQTAVRLLLPGELAKHAVSEGTKAVTKYTSAK from the coding sequence ATGGCTGATCCCAAGTCTGCTCCAGCCCCCAAGAAGGGCTCCAAGAAAGCCGTGACTAAGACCCAGAAGAAGGACGGCAAgaagcggaggaagagcaggaagGAGAGCTACGCCATCTATGTGTACAAGGTGCTGAAGCAGGTCCACCCCGACACCGGCATCTCCTCCAAGGCCATGGGCATCATGAACTCCTTCGTCAACGACATCTTCGAGCGCATCGCAGGGGAAGCCTCCCGCCTGGCTCACTACAACAAGCGCTCCACCATCACCTCCCGGGAGATCCAGACCGCCGTGCGCCTGCTGCTGCCCGGAGAGCTGGCCAAGCACGCCGTGTCCGAGGGCACCAAGGCCGTCACCAAGTACACCAGCGCCAAGTGA
- the LOC143773920 gene encoding histone H2A type 1, whose translation MSGRGKQGGKVRAKAKTRSSRAGLQFPVGRVHRLLRKGNYAERVGAGAPVYLAAVLEYLTAEILELAGNAARDNKKTRIIPRHLQLAVRNDEELNRLLGGVTIAQGGVLPNIQAVLLPKKTESSKASKSK comes from the coding sequence ATGTCCGGACGCGGTAAACAAGGAGGAAAGGTCCGCGCTAAGGCCAAGACCCGCTCATCCCGGGCAGGACTGCAGTTCCCAGTCGGCCGTGTGCACAGGCTTCTCCGCAAGGGCAACTACGCCGAGAGGGTGGGCGCCGGCGCTCCGGTCTATCTGGCcgctgtgctggagtatctgaccgctgagatcctggaattggccggcaatgctgcccgggacaacaagaagacccgcatcatcccccgacacctgcagctggcggtgcgcaatgacgaggagctgaacaggctgctgggtgGGGTGACCATCGCCCAGGGGGGCGTCCTGCCCAACATCCAGGCCGTGCTGCTGCCCAAGAAGACCGAGAGCAGCAAGGCGAGCAAGAGCAAGTGA
- the LOC143773922 gene encoding histone H4, whose translation MSGRGKGGKGLGKGGAKRHRKVLRDNIQGITKPAIRRLARRGGVKRISGLIYEETRGVLKVFLENVIRDAVTYTEHAKRKTVTAMDVVYALKRQGRTLYGFGG comes from the coding sequence ATGTCCGGTCGCGGTAAAGGAGGGAAAGGTCTCGGGAAGGGCGGCgccaagcggcacaggaaggtgctccgtgataacatccagggcatcaccaagcctgccatccgccgtctcgcccgcagaggaggcgtcaagcgcatctccggcctcatctatgaagagactcgcggtgtcctgaaagtcttcctggagaacgtgatccgtgacgccgtcacctacaccgagcacgccaagaggaagaccgtcaccgccatggacgtggtgtacgcgctgaagcgccagggccgcactctctacggcttcggaggttaa